Proteins co-encoded in one Acidobacteriota bacterium genomic window:
- the obgE gene encoding GTPase ObgE, with the protein MLVDSVRITVKAGDGGNGCISFRREKFVPRGGPNGGDGGRGGHVILVVDEGLNTLLHLHQRRHVRAERGQHGRGSNKTGASGEDARLPVPPGTVVRDVTSGAVLGDLVENEQEMVVAKGGRGGRGNARFATSTNRVPRIAEDGGEGQEIELELELKLLADVGLVGLPNAGKSTLLSRLSAARPKVAEYPFTTVEPHLGVVSPPGDDLRTLVMADIPGLIEGAHEGAGLGIQFLRHVERCPVLVHLADLSSASPLAGRVDTIRSELEAHTAPLEHRPWLLVGTKLDAVNDREAILGELADAASGHGVEWIAISAVTGEGVDGLLEVLFKMVEEVSQES; encoded by the coding sequence ATGCTCGTCGACTCGGTACGGATCACTGTCAAGGCGGGCGACGGCGGCAACGGCTGTATCTCGTTCCGACGGGAGAAGTTCGTCCCCCGAGGGGGTCCGAACGGCGGGGATGGAGGCCGCGGAGGTCACGTGATTCTGGTCGTTGATGAGGGGCTCAACACCCTCCTTCATCTCCACCAGCGACGCCACGTTCGGGCTGAACGCGGCCAACACGGCCGCGGCTCCAACAAGACCGGCGCCAGCGGCGAAGATGCCCGGCTTCCGGTCCCCCCGGGAACTGTCGTGCGCGATGTGACGAGCGGTGCAGTTCTCGGCGATCTTGTGGAGAACGAACAGGAGATGGTGGTCGCAAAAGGGGGTCGGGGCGGTCGCGGAAACGCCAGGTTCGCGACCTCGACCAACCGTGTTCCGCGGATTGCGGAGGATGGTGGCGAAGGACAGGAGATCGAATTGGAGCTCGAGCTCAAATTGCTCGCCGATGTCGGTCTGGTCGGTCTTCCGAACGCCGGCAAGTCGACGCTCCTGTCGCGCCTTTCCGCGGCGCGGCCCAAAGTTGCGGAATATCCCTTCACCACTGTCGAGCCGCATCTCGGAGTGGTCAGCCCGCCGGGCGATGATCTTCGTACCCTCGTGATGGCAGACATCCCCGGCTTGATCGAGGGCGCACACGAGGGAGCGGGCCTGGGCATCCAGTTCCTGAGGCACGTCGAACGGTGCCCGGTGCTGGTCCATCTGGCCGATTTGTCTTCTGCCTCGCCTCTCGCCGGAAGGGTTGATACCATTCGCAGTGAATTGGAGGCGCACACTGCACCGCTCGAACATCGACCCTGGCTCCTTGTGGGGACCAAGCTCGATGCAGTGAACGACCGTGAGGCTATCCTCGGAGAGTTGGCCGATGCCGCGTCGGGACATGGTGTGGAGTGGATCGCCATTTCGGCAGTCACGGGCGAAGGTGTTGATGGTCTTCTGGAAGTGCTTTTCAAAATGGTCGAGGAGGTTTCTCAAGAGTCATGA
- a CDS encoding NTP transferase domain-containing protein, giving the protein MLHAVIMAGGSGTRFWPASRCNRPKQFLTLAGDTPLLRVTYERLEGLVPPERVWVVTTVATAQATRSMLPELPPTNILAEPVGRNTAACAGLAAHATLVNDPDAVCIILPADHVIGQEDRFRSAMDAGAKLVAREGGLLTFGIQPNYPETGYGYLELGEEHSRESEWVIHRLQRFVEKPDVESAQRYVDSKRFLWNAGIFAWRAADLLDEIRRQLPELADGLDRIASSVGTSAFDSVLAEAYPHLPATSVDFGVMENAEQCWTVPVDFPWSDVGSWPALEGVLAADDAGNRGRGRVHVENAGDNVLVSTGPVLSVVGVKDLVVVATPDAVLVVPKDEAQRVKNVVEALKAKGWDDVL; this is encoded by the coding sequence ATGCTTCACGCGGTCATCATGGCTGGTGGATCCGGGACCAGGTTCTGGCCGGCTTCGCGATGTAATCGCCCGAAGCAGTTCTTGACTCTCGCCGGTGACACGCCGCTGCTACGGGTGACATACGAACGGCTCGAGGGCCTGGTCCCACCGGAGAGAGTGTGGGTCGTGACGACCGTTGCAACCGCCCAGGCGACCCGCTCGATGCTTCCCGAGCTGCCACCAACCAACATTCTCGCCGAACCGGTTGGCCGCAATACGGCAGCCTGTGCGGGTCTCGCAGCCCATGCGACGCTGGTCAACGATCCCGACGCAGTTTGCATTATCCTCCCCGCCGACCATGTCATCGGCCAGGAGGATCGCTTCCGCTCAGCAATGGACGCGGGAGCGAAATTGGTGGCCCGGGAGGGTGGCCTCCTGACTTTCGGTATTCAGCCGAATTACCCGGAGACCGGATACGGCTATCTCGAGCTCGGCGAGGAACACTCACGCGAGAGCGAATGGGTCATCCACCGCTTGCAACGCTTTGTCGAGAAACCCGACGTCGAGAGCGCACAGCGCTACGTGGACTCGAAACGATTCCTATGGAACGCTGGCATCTTCGCCTGGCGCGCAGCTGATTTGCTCGATGAGATTCGACGGCAGCTGCCCGAGCTTGCCGACGGCCTCGATCGCATCGCCTCATCCGTCGGGACATCTGCTTTCGACTCGGTGCTCGCCGAAGCCTACCCGCACCTTCCAGCGACGTCGGTCGATTTCGGCGTCATGGAAAACGCCGAGCAGTGTTGGACGGTCCCGGTCGATTTCCCCTGGTCTGATGTCGGATCGTGGCCGGCCCTCGAGGGCGTACTCGCCGCCGACGATGCCGGCAACCGGGGGCGCGGTCGTGTTCACGTCGAAAACGCCGGCGACAATGTGCTCGTCAGCACCGGCCCGGTCCTGTCAGTCGTCGGCGTCAAAGATCTGGTGGTAGTCGCCACACCCGATGCGGTGCTGGTGGTACCGAAGGACGAGGCACAGCGGGTCAAGAACGTGGTCGAGGCGCTGAAGGCAAAGGGCTGGGACGACGTCCTCTAA
- the rpmA gene encoding 50S ribosomal protein L27: protein MAHKKGQGSSRNGRDSNAKRLGTKVGDGQQVTAGTILVRQRGTRFKPGVNVKRGGDDTLFATSAGEVKFQNRGRLGRFISIVSN, encoded by the coding sequence ATGGCACACAAAAAGGGACAGGGCTCGAGCCGCAACGGCCGTGATTCAAACGCGAAGCGTCTTGGAACCAAGGTCGGCGACGGCCAGCAGGTGACCGCGGGGACGATCCTCGTCCGCCAGCGAGGGACGCGATTCAAGCCCGGCGTAAACGTCAAGCGCGGTGGTGATGACACTCTTTTCGCGACCTCGGCCGGTGAAGTGAAGTTCCAGAACCGGGGTCGACTCGGCCGTTTCATCAGCATCGTTTCGAACTGA
- the rsfS gene encoding ribosome silencing factor codes for MADTETLDLLATAARSASDKKAFQIVGLEVSELTSYTDCLLICSAASERQVSAIADEMQRQLKESGRLPLHVEGERRSDWVLLDYGEFVIHVFTEERRAYYGLDGLWGDAPRLDADVLKITESASQ; via the coding sequence ATGGCAGACACCGAGACATTGGACCTCCTTGCAACAGCTGCTCGCTCCGCCTCCGACAAGAAAGCATTTCAGATCGTCGGCCTCGAGGTGTCGGAACTCACGTCGTACACCGACTGCCTCCTGATCTGCTCGGCCGCCAGTGAACGTCAGGTTTCGGCGATCGCAGACGAGATGCAACGGCAGCTCAAGGAATCTGGGCGGCTGCCGCTCCACGTCGAGGGTGAGAGGCGCTCGGATTGGGTGCTTCTCGATTACGGCGAATTCGTGATCCACGTCTTCACCGAAGAACGACGGGCCTACTACGGTCTCGATGGACTGTGGGGTGATGCCCCCAGGCTCGACGCCGATGTCCTCAAGATCACCGAGAGCGCATCGCAGTGA
- a CDS encoding TraR/DksA family transcriptional regulator has translation MNKRQRERYRKQLLAKRESLLHLVKAARSSETEADGKEAPDLGDRALSTVIRDLSYQLTAGEREILRRIDDALDRIEASTYGTCVECGKKVDLGRLDAVPWARHCIKCQELQDRGEI, from the coding sequence ATGAACAAGAGACAGCGGGAACGCTACCGCAAACAGCTGCTGGCAAAGAGGGAATCCCTTCTTCATCTGGTCAAGGCGGCGCGTTCCAGCGAGACGGAAGCGGACGGCAAGGAGGCGCCGGATCTCGGCGATCGGGCCCTTTCAACCGTGATTCGTGATCTGAGCTATCAACTGACCGCGGGTGAGCGCGAGATTTTGCGCCGCATCGATGATGCCCTCGATCGCATCGAGGCCAGCACGTATGGCACCTGTGTCGAGTGCGGGAAGAAGGTCGACCTGGGCCGCCTCGACGCCGTGCCCTGGGCCCGTCATTGCATCAAATGCCAGGAGCTGCAGGACAGGGGAGAGATCTGA
- a CDS encoding periplasmic heavy metal sensor — protein sequence MKKLMLILGVLIAASPVAANDFDLPPGRWWENPRLVEHIGLTEDQQGRIRDVVFTHAKRMIDLKADVEKAGLDLADSVDREVFDPDPVRAAYAAFQTARHRLETERFEMLLEVRQILTYEQWRKIQDVKQRTKQNRMEQRRPGARGTVPQGERPPGF from the coding sequence ATGAAGAAGTTGATGTTGATCCTTGGAGTGTTGATCGCAGCAAGCCCTGTGGCGGCGAACGATTTCGACTTGCCGCCGGGCAGGTGGTGGGAAAATCCGCGCTTGGTGGAGCACATCGGACTGACCGAAGACCAGCAGGGTCGGATACGGGACGTGGTCTTCACCCACGCCAAAAGGATGATCGACCTCAAGGCCGATGTGGAAAAGGCTGGATTGGATCTCGCGGACTCGGTCGACCGGGAGGTCTTCGATCCGGATCCTGTGCGTGCTGCCTACGCCGCGTTCCAAACCGCGCGCCACAGGCTCGAGACCGAACGCTTCGAGATGCTGCTCGAGGTGCGCCAGATCCTGACCTACGAGCAGTGGCGGAAGATCCAGGATGTGAAGCAGCGGACCAAGCAGAACCGCATGGAGCAACGACGGCCCGGTGCCCGGGGCACGGTGCCCCAAGGAGAGCGCCCTCCGGGATTCTGA
- a CDS encoding sigma-54 dependent transcriptional regulator — protein sequence MTESKMIWVVDDDPAVRELLSFIITEAGHGVDTFASGAEVLASSGSVPDAILLDLMMPEVDGVEVLKEISRRHPTIPVIMVTADDDVQRAVEVTKLGAYDYLTKPIDQERLLTTLGNAVSHRSLEKEVARLKEELSDRYHLRNIVGSSAAMRKVYDQIEKVLESEITVFIAGESGTGKELVAKAIHYASLRSDGPFVDVNCAAIPEGLQESELFGHEKGAFTGAVATHPGKFEQASGGTIFLDEVGEMSPSAQARLLRVLQERVLQRVGGTETIELDVRVISASNRDLAKMVEEGSFRQDLYYRLVVFPITLPPLRDRREDIPLLVEHFLEKYARDAGKRVTRVEARAMEAMSSHGWPGNVRELENVIHRTLLVSSGLELTFDDLPSGIGGESAVASGKTIPAVEAPAPVGTGTLNLEELEREAIIRAMENNKGNLSDVARQLGIGRSTLYRKLDQYGLREKK from the coding sequence ATGACCGAAAGCAAAATGATCTGGGTGGTAGACGACGATCCGGCGGTCAGGGAGCTGCTCAGCTTCATCATCACCGAAGCCGGGCACGGGGTGGATACGTTCGCATCCGGAGCGGAGGTCCTCGCGAGCTCCGGTAGCGTGCCGGACGCGATTCTCCTCGACCTGATGATGCCCGAGGTCGACGGCGTCGAGGTGCTCAAGGAGATCAGCCGGCGCCATCCGACGATTCCGGTCATCATGGTGACTGCAGATGATGACGTTCAACGAGCCGTCGAGGTCACCAAGCTCGGCGCCTACGACTATCTGACCAAACCAATCGACCAGGAACGTTTGTTGACGACTCTGGGTAACGCCGTTTCCCACCGCAGCCTCGAGAAGGAGGTGGCGCGTCTCAAGGAGGAGCTCTCCGACCGCTACCACCTACGGAACATTGTTGGCTCCTCGGCTGCAATGCGAAAGGTCTACGACCAGATCGAGAAAGTCCTCGAATCCGAGATCACCGTCTTCATTGCTGGCGAGAGCGGCACGGGCAAGGAGCTGGTGGCAAAGGCCATCCACTACGCCTCGCTACGCTCGGATGGGCCATTTGTCGATGTCAATTGCGCAGCCATCCCGGAAGGGTTGCAGGAGAGCGAACTTTTCGGTCACGAGAAGGGCGCCTTTACCGGCGCCGTCGCCACCCATCCGGGCAAGTTTGAACAGGCTTCCGGTGGCACGATATTTCTCGACGAGGTCGGCGAAATGTCTCCCTCGGCCCAGGCCAGATTGCTGAGGGTGCTGCAGGAGCGCGTTCTGCAACGGGTCGGCGGCACCGAGACGATCGAGCTCGACGTGCGGGTCATTTCGGCCTCAAACCGCGATCTCGCGAAAATGGTCGAGGAAGGATCCTTCCGCCAGGACCTTTACTACCGGCTGGTCGTCTTCCCGATCACACTGCCGCCGTTGCGTGACCGACGCGAGGACATCCCGCTGTTGGTCGAACACTTCCTCGAGAAATACGCCAGGGACGCCGGCAAGAGAGTCACCAGGGTCGAGGCTCGAGCGATGGAAGCGATGTCGAGCCATGGCTGGCCGGGCAATGTACGTGAGCTGGAAAATGTCATCCATCGGACACTCCTCGTATCCTCCGGCCTCGAGCTCACCTTCGACGATCTGCCGTCGGGAATCGGCGGAGAATCGGCGGTCGCGTCTGGCAAGACGATACCAGCGGTGGAGGCCCCCGCCCCGGTCGGTACCGGCACTCTCAACCTCGAGGAGCTCGAGCGTGAGGCTATTATCCGCGCAATGGAGAACAACAAGGGCAACCTCTCCGACGTTGCACGCCAGCTCGGCATCGGAAGATCCACCCTTTATCGCAAGCTCGACCAGTATGGGCTGAGGGAGAAGAAATAG
- a CDS encoding diacylglycerol kinase family lipid kinase: MRVIVNPAADSGRLGREWPRIEEQLAGWGVSAPVVFTEAPWHATELAAAAVADGVRRVVVAGGDGTVCEAAEGLHRAGNGELAILPLGTGNDGARTLGVPTDLETAARVAVGGRTRAVDLIAIGDHVVLNAIGVGMTGDINDRAMKLKAAKHPILGGFALYLAAVLQSLFRYRMQTVRMVTEGDNFDGTMLILAVHGGPTTGGGFALTPAAVPDDGLLDACLAEDVGTLGRLTRLVAAMRGTLGSSRGSHELQSRWLELHFSEPLPAHLDGNSVTLEPPVARFEVVPGALTVVVPTEDRVLS, encoded by the coding sequence GTGCGGGTCATCGTCAATCCGGCGGCGGACAGCGGAAGGCTCGGCCGCGAGTGGCCGCGGATCGAAGAGCAGCTGGCCGGTTGGGGGGTGTCGGCGCCGGTGGTGTTCACCGAAGCGCCGTGGCATGCGACCGAGCTCGCGGCCGCAGCGGTCGCGGACGGTGTTCGGCGGGTGGTGGTAGCCGGCGGGGACGGCACAGTCTGCGAGGCGGCGGAGGGGCTCCACCGGGCCGGAAACGGCGAGCTCGCGATCCTGCCCCTGGGAACGGGAAATGACGGCGCACGAACTCTCGGAGTACCCACGGACCTCGAAACCGCGGCGAGGGTCGCGGTCGGAGGTCGTACTCGAGCGGTCGACCTCATCGCCATCGGCGACCACGTGGTGTTGAATGCCATCGGCGTCGGTATGACCGGCGACATCAACGACCGCGCGATGAAGCTCAAGGCGGCGAAGCACCCGATTCTGGGAGGATTCGCCCTGTACCTGGCCGCCGTTCTACAGTCGCTTTTTCGTTACCGGATGCAGACTGTGCGGATGGTGACCGAAGGGGATAACTTCGACGGCACCATGCTGATTCTCGCAGTCCATGGCGGTCCGACGACCGGCGGCGGCTTCGCCCTGACCCCGGCCGCCGTGCCGGACGACGGTCTCCTCGATGCCTGTCTGGCGGAGGACGTCGGGACTCTGGGCCGATTGACGCGGCTGGTCGCGGCCATGCGTGGCACCCTCGGGTCCTCGAGGGGAAGCCACGAGCTGCAGTCGCGGTGGCTCGAGCTGCACTTCTCCGAGCCCCTGCCCGCCCACCTCGACGGAAACTCGGTGACCCTCGAGCCGCCGGTGGCTCGCTTCGAGGTGGTGCCGGGAGCGCTAACGGTGGTTGTGCCAACCGAGGACCGAGTTTTGAGTTGA
- the nadD gene encoding nicotinate-nucleotide adenylyltransferase, translating to MTRRIAIYGGSFDPFHLGHLVPVVRAQETFQFEAVYFVPAGSPPHKDSAPLTPVTHRLAMVAMATLPYDNFFTSDDEVFAPQPTYSVETVQRFRKRFPDGTFYFILGSDSFSQIETWEKWEELVDSVHLVVLHRAHMWGEELENRVPERLVPRMQVVEPFEEVPDPAELTVYLLNHEPFPISGTSIRNRQSRGLPIRELVPHEVHSYIEKYGLYSPTQGSEQ from the coding sequence ATGACACGGCGTATCGCGATCTACGGCGGGAGCTTCGACCCCTTTCATCTTGGCCATCTGGTACCGGTGGTTCGAGCGCAAGAAACATTTCAGTTCGAGGCCGTCTATTTTGTTCCGGCGGGATCGCCGCCCCATAAGGATTCGGCGCCGCTGACCCCGGTTACGCACCGCCTCGCGATGGTGGCGATGGCGACACTCCCTTACGACAATTTCTTCACCTCGGACGACGAGGTCTTCGCTCCCCAACCGACCTATTCGGTCGAGACCGTGCAGCGGTTCAGGAAGCGCTTTCCGGACGGTACCTTCTACTTCATTCTCGGATCCGACTCTTTCTCGCAGATCGAGACGTGGGAGAAATGGGAGGAGCTCGTTGATTCGGTCCACCTTGTGGTCCTCCACCGCGCTCATATGTGGGGTGAAGAACTCGAAAATCGCGTGCCCGAACGACTCGTTCCGCGAATGCAAGTGGTCGAGCCGTTCGAGGAGGTCCCGGATCCTGCGGAGCTGACCGTCTATCTGCTGAACCACGAACCTTTCCCGATCTCGGGCACCTCGATTCGCAACCGACAGAGTCGAGGGCTGCCGATTCGAGAGCTCGTTCCTCATGAGGTTCACTCCTATATCGAAAAGTACGGCCTCTATTCGCCGACCCAAGGATCGGAGCAGTAA
- a CDS encoding sigma-70 family RNA polymerase sigma factor: MDPSRTDLSEADDALVLRAQNGDRNAFGELVNRHQRRVWMVCRQYVGAADADAAAQDSLVKSFTRIGDFDRRAAFSTWLTRIAINTCLDELRRRRREAVVEEEHDTDDDVGLLDKLPDRDAGPEARSMQKQAVASLTALEEDLPPRQREIFRLRFYAEMELEEIAEVLDVHVGTVKTQLHRAVHRLREELGAYR; this comes from the coding sequence ATGGATCCGTCTCGCACCGATCTGTCCGAAGCGGATGATGCGTTGGTGCTGCGGGCGCAGAACGGCGACCGCAATGCCTTCGGCGAGCTCGTCAACCGCCACCAGCGCCGGGTGTGGATGGTGTGTCGCCAGTATGTCGGAGCGGCGGACGCAGACGCGGCGGCGCAGGACAGCCTGGTCAAGTCCTTCACGCGGATAGGTGATTTCGATCGGCGTGCCGCCTTCTCGACCTGGCTCACTCGGATCGCCATCAACACCTGCCTCGACGAGCTGCGTCGTCGTCGTCGCGAGGCGGTGGTCGAAGAGGAGCACGATACCGACGATGATGTCGGCCTCCTCGACAAGCTGCCGGACAGGGATGCCGGACCCGAGGCCCGATCGATGCAGAAACAGGCCGTCGCCTCCCTCACCGCGCTCGAGGAGGATCTGCCCCCGCGCCAACGCGAGATCTTCCGCCTCCGTTTCTACGCCGAGATGGAGCTGGAAGAGATCGCGGAAGTCCTCGACGTTCACGTGGGGACGGTCAAGACGCAGCTGCACCGGGCGGTGCACCGGCTGCGCGAGGAGTTGGGAGCATACAGATGA
- the rplU gene encoding 50S ribosomal protein L21, protein MSDYAIVEHGGKQYRVSPGDELLVERIQPDLKEGDDLLFDRVMLVSQGKDVRIGQPTVDGAIVRGQVMAPVRGEKVIVFKKKRRKGYKKTQGHRQDYYKVRVEAIEA, encoded by the coding sequence ATGAGTGATTACGCAATAGTCGAACACGGCGGCAAGCAGTACCGGGTCAGTCCGGGCGACGAGCTGCTGGTCGAGCGCATCCAGCCCGATCTCAAGGAGGGCGATGATCTGCTCTTCGATCGCGTCATGCTGGTGAGCCAGGGCAAGGATGTGCGCATCGGTCAGCCAACGGTCGACGGCGCGATCGTGCGCGGCCAGGTGATGGCGCCGGTCCGCGGTGAAAAGGTCATCGTTTTCAAGAAAAAGCGCCGCAAAGGCTACAAGAAGACCCAGGGTCATCGGCAGGACTACTACAAGGTCCGGGTCGAAGCGATCGAGGCGTAG
- a CDS encoding 23S rRNA (pseudouridine(1915)-N(3))-methyltransferase RlmH, whose protein sequence is MRIRVAWLGRVSASPYERQVEIYRKRVQRKWPAEDRPVRSSGGGRGKDPERVLKLEADALVRHLDSGWQLVALDENGSPRSSEEFAKRLVNLADRGIAGVLFTIGSDLGLHRDLLARADQTLSLSPMTLPHLVARLVLWEQLFRATSILDGGAYHRICVQ, encoded by the coding sequence GTGAGAATCCGGGTCGCATGGCTTGGCCGTGTGTCGGCGAGCCCCTATGAGCGTCAGGTCGAGATCTACCGCAAGAGAGTGCAGAGGAAGTGGCCGGCCGAGGATCGGCCTGTCCGTTCATCTGGAGGGGGTCGCGGCAAAGACCCGGAGCGCGTGCTCAAGCTGGAAGCCGACGCTCTCGTGCGGCACCTCGATTCGGGCTGGCAATTGGTGGCTCTTGACGAAAATGGTTCGCCACGATCGAGCGAAGAATTTGCGAAACGGCTGGTGAATCTCGCGGACCGTGGCATCGCGGGAGTGCTCTTCACCATAGGTAGTGATCTCGGCCTGCATCGGGATCTTCTCGCCCGCGCCGATCAGACGCTGTCGCTCAGCCCGATGACCTTGCCCCACCTCGTGGCTCGCCTGGTGCTGTGGGAACAGCTCTTTCGTGCGACCAGCATTCTCGACGGTGGTGCGTATCACAGGATTTGCGTACAATAA
- a CDS encoding HAD-IA family hydrolase — MRENGFKAVTFDVGGTMIYCDPSPGEIYAHHLSRLGRPVRAEEVAPVFRQAWAELQRRTVPGHDRYSSIPGGELVWWGEFVREVLQRLDHDAPWEPLLEDLYSAFSEANVWKVFPETTSTLEELGARGIRLAVISNWDRRLPEILRNLDLTDMFDTVTVSSLEGVEKPSPEIFQRTMDRMELSAEEAIHVGDSPLEDYSGAERAGLAAALVDRHNLFRGESYQRISSLDQILDLVP; from the coding sequence ATGAGAGAGAACGGTTTCAAAGCAGTCACCTTCGATGTTGGCGGAACCATGATTTACTGCGATCCGAGCCCGGGGGAGATCTATGCCCATCACCTGAGCCGCCTCGGACGCCCGGTCAGAGCCGAGGAGGTCGCACCGGTATTTCGCCAGGCGTGGGCCGAGCTACAACGCCGAACGGTCCCCGGTCACGATCGTTACAGCTCGATTCCAGGAGGTGAGCTTGTCTGGTGGGGAGAGTTCGTGCGCGAGGTTCTTCAACGCCTTGACCACGACGCCCCCTGGGAGCCTTTGCTGGAAGATCTGTACTCGGCGTTCAGTGAGGCCAACGTGTGGAAGGTGTTTCCCGAGACCACGAGCACCTTGGAGGAGCTTGGCGCTCGTGGAATCCGGTTGGCTGTGATCTCTAACTGGGACAGGCGGCTTCCCGAGATCCTCCGCAACCTGGATCTGACTGATATGTTCGACACGGTCACGGTCTCGTCGCTAGAAGGCGTCGAGAAGCCGTCACCCGAAATATTCCAGCGAACGATGGATCGGATGGAACTCTCGGCGGAAGAGGCGATCCACGTTGGCGACTCTCCTCTCGAGGACTACAGCGGCGCCGAAAGGGCAGGGCTTGCTGCGGCCCTGGTTGATCGGCACAACCTTTTCAGGGGAGAGTCTTATCAACGGATTTCGAGTCTGGACCAGATCCTCGATCTGGTGCCCTGA